In Paenibacillus dendritiformis, the DNA window TCGCGGAAGACATCAAGAGCGGCGGACTGAACGCGTATCTGGTCCGTCCGATCAGCTATTTCGGCTATCGGCTCTCTGCCTATGCCGGGAGCCGGGTCATCCCGGACACCGTGCTGATCGGACTCGCGGCCGCCGTGCTGCTCGCCGCCGTCCGCTACGGCCATGCTCCGCTGCCGCCTGCTCGTCTTGCTCTGTTCGCGGCAGCCCTCCTTCTGGCTTCGTTCGTGCAATTCCTGCTGTCCTACGCGATCTGCGCCTTGGCCTTCCGGCTGGCGGAGATTTCTTACTTTTTCGTCATCACCGGTCTTATCGTGCAGATCGTCAGCGGCGGCATCGTGCCGCTCGAGGTGTTCGGCGAGACGGTGAACGGATGGTTCAGCCTGCTGCCGTTCAAATATACGATTTATTTTCCGGTCAATGTACTGACCGGCCGGATTCCCGCAAGCGAAGCGCTCGGCGGCATTGCCATCCAATGCGTCTGGCTCGTGCTGCTGGCCGGGACCGCGCACATCGCATGGCGGCTTGGCCTGAAGCGGTATGTCGGATTGGGAGGATGAGGCGGCGATGGGTGGAGAGAGACGAAGGCCCTTCCGGGACGCATGGCGCACGGGAGCGGAGTATATGCGTCTGTATGGCGTTTTTATCCGCAATTGCCTGGCGGCCAGCATGGAGTACCGCTTTAATTTCTGGATGGGCATTGCGGTCGAAATCGCTTTTTTATGCGTGAAGGCGCTGTACATTTTGATTGTCTATCAGACGAATCTCCATATTGGGAAGCTGACGCCGGATCATATCCTGCTGTTCATCGGCACCTACACGATGATGACGGGACTTTATATGGGCTTGTTCTACGTCAATTTCATCCGCTTGCAGCAATATGTGCGCGACGGTTCGCTTGATCTGCTGCTGACGAAGCCGGTTTCCCTGCAATTTCTCGTCTCGCTTCGCTATGTCGATATCGGCTTGCCGGTGCCGAACGTGCTGGCCGGAGCCGCCATGATCGCTGTCGGCTGGTCCCGCGCCGGGCTGCCCCTGAATGCGGCGAATCTCGTTGGCTTCGCCGGGCTGCTGCTGGCGGCATTGGCTGTCACCTACGGTCTGATGCTGCTGCCGGCCTTGCTGGCCTTCCGCTTCGTACAGACCGGAGCGGTGACGGAGATCGCGCATTCGATCTGGGATGCGAACAATATGCCGCTCGATATTTTCCCGTCGTGGCTGCAGCGCATCGGCGTTTACGTAATCCCGGTGTTTCTTATCAGCAACTACGCACCCAAGTTTGTCTTCAATGACCTGAGCTCCTGGGATATCGCCTGGGCGGCTGCGGCGCCGCTTCTGCTTCTGCTGCTGGCCAGATGGTGCTGGAAGCGGGCGGTACGAGGGTACAGCAGCGCGGGCAGCTAATGAGGGCCCGGCGGCTCGGCATGTTTGGCGCAATGAAATGAGGAGAGGGAGGAAGCGTTGTTGTGATGGACATACGTGAGAGACTGCGGTTCGAGGCTGGCTTCTTCGATTGCCGGGCCATTCAGGTAACCTTGGCGCTGCAGGAATGGGGAATGCCGGTCGAGGCGCTCTATTATAACGCGTGGGAGAGCACGAAGGAGATTTACGAGCATTTGTATGTGAAAAAGTCGAAGCCATGGTTTTACCATTCCCCCTGTCTGGAGCCGTCCGAGCTGGAGCTGATCGGCATTCCTTATGAACAGCTGCCTTATGCGGATGACGAGGAGATTGCCCCGCTGCTGCAGCGCATTGATTACGGCGCTTGCGCGGCCTTCCTCTGGATCTCCTGCGGGGAAGCGCCTTATGCGAAGCCGGGAACGTTCGGCGATCCGGAAGCGGCGCATTCGATATGGGTATGCGGGTGGACTCCCGAGCCGGGCGGTTCGGGCCGCTATGCGATTCGCGATACTTACCCCGAATACGAAGGGGAGATATCGGGAGAGGACCTCCGGCGGATGTGCAAGGTTCCTGCGCTGCAGCCGGAGGAGCGGGCCGTTTTCCTGCTCCGCAAGCCGGAAGCGAAGGCGAGTCCGGACTGGAACCGGATTAGGGAGAGGTATGCGGAGCGCATGGCGCGGCGGCAGGGGGAGACGGCATACTACGAGATCGTCCGCGCCTATGCATGCGGCGGAGAGACGGGGCCGTTCGCAAGTCTGGCCGAGCTGTATGACTGCCATGCGCATGCCTTCAAATTCATTGCGGGCTCCCGTTATGCCTTCTCCTGCTTCGTGGAAGCGGCGGAGGGGGATCGAAGCCTGGCGCAGCTGCTGCGCCGCATTGCCCGCAAGGCGGATATGCTGAAAAATTTCTTCCTCATGGCCATCCACGGCGGAAACGATAATGCGGCCATCATCGCGCAGCTTTGCAGGGAGATTCAGGAGCTGGAGGAACTGGCGTGGCGCTGTATCGCATCGCCAAGCGGCGTGGCATCCGGCATCGCGCCGCAAATAACGAATTCCCTGGCATAGACGCGGGGAAGGAGTCCAAGGCCCGGAAGTTGAGTGCTCCCGAACAGGATCGCTTGCTTTCGGGTTTTTTGTATATTATGGGCGGAATTGCAATCCGTGAAAACCTCGTCTTGGGGTTGCCAATCCAACAATCTTACATGGAAGATCTTCCGGGAAAGCCGCTTTCTTGTTGCAGCCGACTATGAAAATATCGATGCTCCCGATCTGCTTGAGGGGGATTGACCGCTTGGAAGAGCTGCAACGGAGGCTTGCCCGTTACGGGGATAGTCAATGGGAAAAGAAAAATTTACGGAGTAGACCAAGCCGGTCCAAGGAAGTACAGCCAAGGGGGGCAGGAAATGAAAAGAACATAAAGGCAATCCGGTAGATATCCATCAGAGAGCGCGAGCCGCCCTCTGATTTTTGGGCCTTACTGGCTCCGGAGCGGCCGGGGCGCAGACAATTAACGCTTCTTATTTTCTTTTGCAGCTTGGGCATCTATCGTTTCAAGAAAGTCTTTTGCGGTCCGAACGACATATTTAACCTCGTCAATCGATCTTTCCATCAGCGCAATTTTATGGAGATCAAGAAGCATTTGCTTCTCTTCGATGCCATCCTT includes these proteins:
- a CDS encoding ABC transporter permease — protein: MDAKRPGMRRKDSGGQRLRDGSGTNGQPDDQPADQPNGQPDNPPMERPGNRQDSGGLPGNRPHGRAGFDNGGLHADGTGTADGKEHDAGRSRAGRFRIAAGKYAAAFKIGLQASMEYRLQFLIGLVSLVFPIGIQSLIWTAVYRSSADGVLYGYDYSQMILYTILSGIVTKLVMTQLEHTIAEDIKSGGLNAYLVRPISYFGYRLSAYAGSRVIPDTVLIGLAAAVLLAAVRYGHAPLPPARLALFAAALLLASFVQFLLSYAICALAFRLAEISYFFVITGLIVQIVSGGIVPLEVFGETVNGWFSLLPFKYTIYFPVNVLTGRIPASEALGGIAIQCVWLVLLAGTAHIAWRLGLKRYVGLGG
- a CDS encoding ABC transporter permease, with the protein product MGGERRRPFRDAWRTGAEYMRLYGVFIRNCLAASMEYRFNFWMGIAVEIAFLCVKALYILIVYQTNLHIGKLTPDHILLFIGTYTMMTGLYMGLFYVNFIRLQQYVRDGSLDLLLTKPVSLQFLVSLRYVDIGLPVPNVLAGAAMIAVGWSRAGLPLNAANLVGFAGLLLAALAVTYGLMLLPALLAFRFVQTGAVTEIAHSIWDANNMPLDIFPSWLQRIGVYVIPVFLISNYAPKFVFNDLSSWDIAWAAAAPLLLLLLARWCWKRAVRGYSSAGS